Proteins encoded together in one Corynebacterium liangguodongii window:
- a CDS encoding ferrochelatase, with translation MALHDYDALLVLSFGGPEGVDEVIPFLENVTRGRGIPKDRLKEVGEHYFHFDGVSPINGQNRTIIANIEAELERRGIDLPVYFGNRNWHPLGEEAAAEISAAGHKRVLVFATSAWGGYSACRQYDEDILRLREFTPDVEYTKLWQFYGHPTFVELMAEATRAALGACDPATTKVLFSAHSVPLAADQSSGGPQDANLYSRQVAEAARLVAEAAGVDNYEVVWQSRSGNPATPWLEPDVVDRSLELGKDDGVTHIICVPIGFITDHMEVVWDLDTELKEALEEASMTLHRVPTVGLDPRFAAMVVDIAENVTQGASPATLSEVTVQGCTVGGAPCSPDCCMMQRPGKPAPSHPQSNVEHSA, from the coding sequence ATGGCATTACATGACTACGACGCACTCCTCGTCCTCTCCTTCGGCGGCCCCGAAGGGGTAGACGAGGTTATTCCGTTCCTCGAAAACGTCACGCGCGGCCGGGGAATCCCCAAAGACCGCCTCAAAGAGGTCGGGGAGCACTACTTCCACTTCGACGGCGTCAGCCCCATCAACGGGCAAAACCGCACGATCATCGCCAACATCGAGGCCGAGCTCGAGCGTCGCGGCATCGACCTGCCGGTCTACTTCGGCAACCGAAACTGGCACCCGCTCGGCGAGGAAGCGGCCGCGGAGATCTCCGCGGCAGGGCATAAGCGCGTGCTGGTCTTCGCCACCTCCGCATGGGGCGGCTACTCCGCCTGCCGCCAGTACGACGAAGACATCCTGCGCCTGCGCGAATTCACCCCCGACGTGGAGTACACCAAGCTCTGGCAGTTCTACGGCCACCCCACCTTCGTCGAGCTCATGGCCGAGGCCACCCGTGCCGCCCTCGGTGCGTGCGATCCCGCCACGACGAAGGTGCTGTTTTCCGCCCACTCCGTGCCGCTGGCCGCGGATCAGTCCTCGGGCGGGCCGCAGGATGCGAACTTGTACTCCCGCCAGGTCGCAGAGGCGGCGCGGCTCGTGGCCGAGGCGGCCGGCGTCGACAACTACGAGGTCGTGTGGCAATCGCGTTCGGGCAACCCCGCCACGCCGTGGCTCGAGCCCGACGTGGTCGACCGCAGCCTCGAGCTGGGCAAAGATGACGGCGTCACCCATATCATCTGCGTGCCCATCGGGTTTATCACCGACCACATGGAGGTTGTCTGGGACCTCGACACCGAGCTGAAGGAGGCCCTGGAGGAGGCCAGCATGACGCTTCATCGCGTCCCCACCGTCGGGCTTGACCCGCGGTTTGCGGCCATGGTTGTTGATATTGCCGAAAACGTCACGCAGGGCGCATCCCCGGCCACCCTCTCGGAGGTCACCGTGCAGGGCTGCACCGTGGGCGGCGCGCCCTGCTCGCCGGACTGCTGCATGATGCAGCGCCCGGGCAAGCCCGCTCCGAGCCACCCGCAGAGCAACGTCGAGCACTCGGCGTAA
- a CDS encoding DIP1281 family NlpC/P60 protein, protein MDIHLTLRRDQRRWRRAATSIVACTTTIGLTVAAGTVALAQEVSPAPAQLATEISRAQSRIDELDAAIGVLRENVNRALVDLHDAQSLAEQSRQGADEARRRLEETQAEVERARAELGEVSRSQYRGLGSPSPIAGAAGKDAQQDVLDRSLYLRQQAEAKQSKLDEVERARTEAANEESTLRLAAERAERTAREAAEAENQARSTLEASEAELTSQLAQREAAAAEQEEARQQLDQVRPGAGSVPEQPGAEPAAESAAESVADSAAASQPARPENLGVDKQTLAAVEDAVAAVAPEAPAPKEEDVARALETALTAAPAADSGAASGLTPYAASAGGDAELSSEVVESLIANSPELTEQAAAIAAAAALVGSSQAAHSSFDNPYGGASSKELIAAFSSGLSSVLSANASSDGSAGDVSSVLPEVSTSEQVSDSIQSSLPKMPNSSQVETVIARAQSMIGTPYVWGGGDANGPTTGVDGGSVKGFDCSGLVVYAFAGVGISLPHYSGYQYQRGTQVDPSEAKRGDLFFYGAGGESHVAINLGDGTMIEAPQSGMTVRITPVRWSGMSPKAVRLL, encoded by the coding sequence GTGGATATCCACCTAACACTGCGCCGCGACCAGCGCCGCTGGCGGCGCGCCGCCACGAGCATCGTCGCGTGCACCACAACGATCGGGCTCACCGTTGCCGCGGGCACCGTCGCCCTCGCACAAGAAGTAAGCCCCGCGCCCGCCCAGCTCGCCACCGAGATCTCCCGGGCGCAGTCGCGTATCGACGAACTCGATGCCGCCATCGGCGTCCTCCGCGAGAACGTCAACCGGGCACTGGTCGACCTCCACGACGCGCAGTCGCTCGCGGAGCAGTCCCGCCAAGGCGCCGACGAGGCCCGCCGCAGGCTCGAGGAGACCCAGGCCGAGGTCGAGCGCGCCCGCGCCGAGCTTGGGGAGGTGAGCCGGTCGCAGTACCGCGGCCTTGGCTCACCTTCGCCGATCGCAGGCGCTGCTGGCAAAGATGCGCAGCAAGACGTTCTTGATCGCTCCCTCTACCTGCGCCAACAGGCAGAAGCCAAGCAGTCCAAGCTCGACGAAGTCGAGCGCGCCCGCACGGAGGCGGCAAACGAGGAATCTACCCTGCGGCTCGCCGCCGAGCGCGCCGAGCGCACGGCCCGCGAGGCGGCCGAAGCCGAGAACCAGGCGCGCTCCACCTTAGAGGCGAGCGAAGCCGAGCTCACCTCCCAGCTCGCGCAGCGCGAGGCGGCAGCCGCCGAGCAAGAAGAGGCGCGCCAGCAGCTCGACCAGGTCCGCCCCGGCGCGGGGTCGGTGCCGGAGCAACCCGGCGCGGAGCCCGCCGCCGAGTCTGCAGCCGAGTCTGTGGCCGATTCTGCCGCCGCTTCCCAGCCGGCAAGGCCGGAGAACTTGGGCGTCGACAAGCAGACCCTCGCCGCGGTCGAGGACGCCGTCGCCGCGGTGGCCCCGGAGGCCCCCGCGCCGAAGGAAGAGGACGTCGCGCGCGCGCTCGAAACGGCGCTCACGGCCGCGCCCGCGGCAGACTCGGGCGCCGCGAGCGGGCTCACCCCCTACGCCGCCTCGGCAGGGGGAGACGCCGAGCTCAGCTCCGAGGTCGTCGAATCGCTCATCGCTAACTCGCCTGAGCTCACCGAGCAGGCGGCTGCGATCGCCGCCGCTGCCGCGCTCGTGGGCTCCTCGCAGGCCGCGCATAGCTCCTTCGACAACCCCTACGGCGGGGCGAGCAGCAAGGAGCTCATCGCGGCGTTTTCCAGCGGGTTGTCCTCCGTCCTTAGCGCTAACGCATCTTCTGACGGCTCCGCGGGGGACGTCTCTTCGGTGCTGCCGGAGGTCTCCACCTCGGAGCAGGTGAGCGACTCCATTCAGAGCTCGCTGCCGAAGATGCCGAACTCCTCGCAGGTGGAGACCGTCATTGCGCGGGCCCAGTCAATGATCGGCACCCCGTACGTGTGGGGCGGCGGCGACGCAAACGGTCCCACCACGGGCGTCGACGGCGGCAGCGTGAAGGGTTTCGACTGCTCCGGGCTCGTCGTCTACGCGTTTGCCGGCGTAGGGATCTCGTTGCCGCACTACAGCGGCTACCAGTACCAGCGCGGCACCCAGGTGGACCCGAGCGAGGCCAAGCGCGGGGACCTGTTCTTCTACGGCGCGGGCGGCGAGAGCCACGTCGCCATCAACCTTGGCGACGGCACCATGATCGAGGCCCCGCAATCGGGAATGACGGTGCGGATCACACCGGTGCGTTGGTCGGGGATGTCACCGAAAGCGGTCCGGCTGCTCTAA